The sequence CCTGCAGCCGCCGCGCCCGTCCACCCGCGCGGAGACCCCGGCCCCGGCCGCCCCACCGGACGGCCCGCGCCTCGTACCGGACGGCGGTCCGGCGGGCCGAGCGGTGCCGCAGCGGATCTGGTGTGTCGACCGGGACCGGATGGGACTGCTGGCGATGTCCGTGTGGACCGAGCGAGTGGCGGGCCGCGGCGAGGACGCGGAGCCGTTCGTCGCCCATCACATGGACAGCCACCAGGGCCTGCTCGCGGTCTTCGACGGATCGGGCGGCGCCGGCGCGGCGCCTGTGTGGCAGGCGGCCGACCGCGAGAGCCGCACCGGCGCCTGGGTGGGCTCTCGGGTGGCCCGGCTGGCCACGGACGTCTGGTTCCACGACGTCGCGGCGGAAGGCGAACCGGCCACGTCGGAGACGCTGCACGACTATCTCCAGTTCTTCCTCGGCCACGCCCCGCAGCGCCGCAGCAAGATCAGCGGCACCATGCGACGCCAGCTCCCCACCACTCTCGCCGCCGTGCACTACCGCCTGGTGCGTACGCAGGGCGAGGCGGGGCTGGAACTGACGCCGCTGTGGGCCGGTGACTCGCGCGCGTACGTCCTGCGTCCGGGAACCGGGCTGCAGGTGCTCACCCGCGACCACACCCGGGAGAGCGACGCCCTGGAGTTGCTGCGCTCGGACCCACCGATGACCAACCTGGTGTGCGCCGACCGGGAGTTCGAGATCGACGGCCAGCGGCTGGCGTATCCGCTCCCGTGTGTGCTGCTGGCCGCGACCGACGGGTTCTTCGGCTATGTGCACACCCCGGCCGACTTCGAGGCGTTGCTGCTGCGCACCCTGCACGAGGCCGGCACCGTCGACGAGTGGGCCGACCGGGTCCGCCGTGAGGTGCAGGCCTACACGGCAGACGACGCCTCCCTCGCCGTAGTGGCACTCGGCTACCACGGCTTCACGGACCTGCGGGACCAGTTCGCGGTCCGGCTGGCCGAGGTGACCGACCGCTATGTGCGCACCCGGCCGCGCGGTCTGGACCGCCCGTCCCCGGACGCCGGCGGGGCGGTACCCGTCCCGGCAGCCGCGCCGGAGGATCCCGCGGATCTGCCGGCCCGGGTCCGCGCCTGGCAGGACAGCACCTGGCACGCCTACCGCGCCGGCTACGAGACCCACATGCCCCTGGCACCCGAGGAGCGCGCATGAAGCAGGGCGATGTCATCGGGGGCTACCGCATCATCAGCGAGCCCACGAACGCCAACGGCGGCAAATGCATATGGGCGTTCGCGGAAAAGGGCGGCAGCCAGTACTTCGTCAAGCGGTTCCTGGAGCCCAAGCGGCCACGCGACGACGCGACCGACTCGCCGAGCCTGCGGATCCGGCGGCAGCTGGCCCGCGAGTTCGAGGACCGCCACCGTACGATCATGGAGCGGCTGCGCCCGGACGCGCGCGGCGGCGGCAATCTGGTGCTGGCCACCGACTTCTTCCACGAGGGCAGCACGTATTACAAGGTCACCGAACGGATCGACACCTCCAGTCTGGAGAAGCCGCAGAGCCTGGAGCCCCGCCACAAGATGGTGCTGCTCAAGACCCTCGGCAACAGCCTGAAGCAGCTGCACGACATCGACATCGTGCACGGCGACCTCAAACCGCTGAACGTGCTGGTGCAGAAGCGGGACGGCGCTGCCTTCCACACGGCGAAGCTGATCGACTTCGACGACTCCTACGTCTCCGGCAAGCCGCCGGAGCCCGATGACATCGCGGGCGACTCGGTGTACGGCGCGCCGGAGTGGCGTCGCTACATGCAGCGTGACGGCTCGGCCGGCCCGGAGCACCTGACCTGCGCAGTGGACGTGTTCGCGCTCGGACTGATGACCCATCTGTACCTGACGGGCGAACTGCCGCACCACGACGGGAGATACGGTTCCCCGGCCGACGCCGTCAACGCGGGAGTGCCCCTCGACCTGGACACGCGGCTGTCGGACGAGATGCTCGGCCTGCTGCGTGCCATGACCGCCCGCGCCCCGGGCAGCCGTCCGCGGATCGCGACGTTCCTCAAGGCACTGTCCGACCCGAAAGTGTGCACTTTGCAGCATCGGCGCCCGGGAACGGCAAAGGGCGATTCCAAGTCGCCGGCGGGGAAGCCCGCTTCCGCCCCGAAACCCGCGAAGCCGTCCGGCACCGGACCGCGCGCCAGCCGGATCAAGGCCAACCTCTCGTCGGCGCCGCGCCCACGTGCCGGCACGCCCCCGCCGGAGCCGCCACGCCCGGCTCCCGCGGACGACACACCCGCACCCCCCGCGACACCTCCGGCCGCCGAGGCCCCCGCGGAACGCTCGTCCCGCGTCCGCATCAACCTCGGCGACCGGCGCCCGCCCCGCGGCTCGTCATGACCCCGGTTCCATCAGCGACCGACGTACCTCACCCGCACCACCCAGGAGACTCCGTAATGAGCAACATCGAGCAGTACCAGGGGAATCTGCAGTACGCCGTGGACATCGTGCTGTGCGTCGACGCGACGGGCAGCATGTTCCCCGTCCTCGACAACGTGAAGTCGAGCGCGCTGCAGTTCCACGACCGGCTCAACGACGTGATGGCGAAGAAGGGAAAGGCGATCAGCCAGCTGCGTCTGAAGGTGATCGCCTTCCGTGACTTCGGCGACGATCCGTCGAGCGCCATCCAGCAGACGGGGTTCCTCCAGCTGCCCGAACAGGCCAAGGACTTCCAGGAGTTCGTGCGCGGGATCGACGCCTCCGGTGGCGGCGACATTCCCGAATCGGGTCTGGAGGCGCTCGCGCTGGCCATCAATGCGCCCTGGGAGCAGGGTCTGGACCGCAGGCGCCATGTCATCGTGATGTTCACCGATGCGCCGGCCCACCCGCTGGGCACGCATGCCTCCGCCCAGTCGTATCCGGCGGGCATCCCGCGCAGCCTGGACGAGCTGTTCGAGCAGTGGGGGTATGCCCGCAGCCAGACCTCGGTGATGGAGCAGTCGGCGAAGCGGCTGGTGCTGTTCGCGCCCGAACAGGCGCCCTGGTCGGATCCGATCGCCGAGGAGTGGGACCTCACTCTGCACTTCGCCTCCAAAGCCGGTGAGGGGCTGGAGGAGTTCGAGATGGACGAGATCATCGAGACGATCGCGAACAGTCTGTGAAGCTCGACTGGCCGGACTTCGAGCTGACGTGCGACGGAAACGGCTCCCTGACGTTCCTGTGGCGCCGCCACAGCCGCATCGAGTCGCACGTGGGCCTTTGCTCCGGCGTGCGGCTGCTCCCGCAGGGTTCGGACGGGCTGTCCCAATGGGTCTTCCATCTGCGTTTCCCCAAGGGGCCCACACCCGGCCTCCTCGTGGTACGGGTGGACGTTCCACCGGACCGGCTGGAGGAGGCGCAGCAGTACACGGACCTGCTGCGGCGGCGCTTCGGCGTCCCGGAGCACGCGACGAACCACGCCGAGGAGGCCGGGTTCCAGCGAGTGCCCCTCGACGGGCCGGAATGGATCGCCGCACCCGCGTCGGCCGCGTCGGAGGAGCTGTTCGACGCCGTGACGGCCCGCGCCGAGAGCGACGCGGGCTGACGCACAGCCGCACGGAGACGAGAAGGAGGGCAGCACGAGGTGGCGGCATCGGCCAACTGGCGCTGCACGGACTGCGACACGTACAACGGGCCCGCGGAGACGTCCTGCACGGTCTGCGGAGGGACCCGGCGCGGGACCGCGTCACCCGCGGCGCCGGGCGCGAAGCCTGGGCCGAAACCCGCCACGAAGCCGGGGCCCAAGCCCGGTACGAAGTCGGGCGCGAAGGCGACCGGCTCCGGCGGAGGTGCCGCCCGGCCCTCCGCCAAACGGCCCGGGGGCGCCGGACGCCCGTCCGCCCCCTGGCGTTGCTCGGAGTGCGACACGAACAACGCGCGCACGGATCTGTCCTGCATCGCGTGCGGCACACACTGGAAGTCGGCGAGGAAGAGCGCCCCGAAGCCGCCGCCCGCGGACAAGGGCGCCAAGAAGCCCGCCGCCCCGCGCAAGACGCCGCCGAGGAAGTCCACGCCGCGCAGCACACCCTCGACGCCCAGGACGACGCCACGAAGCACGCCCTCGTCCTCCTCGACGCCCTGGGCCCCGCCGCGGAGCACGCCGTCGTCGTCCTCGACGCCTCGGACCACCCCGCGGACCTCGCGCCCCGGGGCGTCCAGTACTCCGGGCCGGTCGGCGAGCACCGCGGCGGGCAGGGCTGGGCCGCATGCCGAGGAAGGCGTCTTCTTCCCGTCGTCCGCCTCCACGGGCTACCGACCTGCCACGCCGCGCACCCCGGCCTCCGCACCGCCGCGCCCGAAACCGATCTACACGCCGAGCCCGAGGCCTCGCTACACCGCGCCGCCCAAGAGCTCCAGGAGCACCGGCTGCATGAGCAGCTGCCTCGGGGTCGCGGTGCTGGTCTTCCTGCTGGGGCTGGTCGCCAAGGGGTGCGACATCGGCTCGTCGGACTCGGACAGCTCGGCCCCCACCGGAACCGCGCCGGCCTGTCCGGGCCGGATCGCCGCCGAGCTGCCGGACGGGGACGGTGCCGAGCTGGTCCAGGCGTTCCGCACGAAGAACAAGCAGATCACCCTGTGCCGTACGGCTTCGGGATCGCTGTATTACTACGGCGAGTTCAGCGACGGCCGGGAAAAGGGCATCGCCATGAAGGCCAGGACCACAGGAGGCGGTTACGAGGCCCGCAACGGCGAGTACCGCTATGTCATCCACGGCGGCGTCGTGAAGGTCTACCAGTCGGATCGGCAGATCGGCGAGGAGGACCTGAGCCCGGAGCCGTCACCGTCCTGACTCAGGCGTCCCCGTACGCCTCCCCGCCCAGTTCGAACCCGGCCGCGCCCGCCGTCGCATCGGCGAGCCAGGCGCGGAAGGCGTTCACGTCGGCGTCCGGCAGACCGATCTCGATGGTGACGGCCTCGCCGTAGCGCACGTCGCGGACCTCCCGCCCGGTGGAGCGCAGATCGTTGTGGACCTTGCCCGCGCGCTGGTGGTCGACGGTCACCGTGGCCAGCCGGAACCGGCGCCGGGTGAGCGTGCCAAGTGCGTCCAGGGCTTCGCCGACCGCTCCGCCGTAGGCCCGGATGAGCCCGCCCGCGCCGAGCTTGATCCCGCCGTAGTAGCGGGTGACGACGGCGACGACGTACCGCATGTCGCGGCGCAGCAGCATCTGGAGCATCGGGACGCCCGCCGTACCGCCGGGTTCGCCGTCGTCGCTGGCCTTCTGCACGGCCGCGTCGGCGCCGATGACGTACGCCCAGCAGTTGTGCGTGGCGTCGGCGTGCTCCTTGCGGACGGCCGCGATGAACTCCTGGGCCTCCTGCTCGGTGGCCGCCGGGGCGAGGGCGCACAGGAAGCGGGAGCGGTTGATCTCGGTCTCGTGCACGCCCGCGCGGGCGACTGTGCGGTACTCGTCCTGCATCCCGCCAGCCTAATCCGTGGTCAAGGAAGAGCCGATGGAGCGGGTGCCTCATGGGACGTTCGAGTACGGGAACGCCTTGATCACTCGTTGGTGTCAGTGGTGCGAGCCCGTCGCACGGTGACCTCTTGACACGCCTGAGCCTCTTGAGCTCCTGCGCAGACCGAAGCTCGTGGGGTGCGCTGGTACGTCAGTGGCCGAGCGGCACATCGCCGACGGTCCGACCGGTTATCAGATCCTGCCGGAGCGGCTCGCCGAGCACGGCGGCACCGACCGTGGCCGGGCCGTCACCGTTCTGGCTCGCGCTCAGCAGCGCGTGCCGGTCGCAAGCACCGAATCGAGCAGAGGCCGACCGCATTCGCGACGTCTTCCGGGCCGACTGGGCCCGCCGGCCGCCGCCGGTCGAGGACGCGCTCGGCAAGCGGATGCTTGCCCTCCTCTCATCCGGTCGGAGGCCGCCTGTACCGCGGCCGACGACCTCGCGAAGGCGGCGGAAGAGGCGCTCCTTCAGCATCCGGACGCTGAGACCCTGCTGAGCTTCCCGGGGCTCGGCATCCGGTGCCGTCGGCCCGCGCCGACTTCGGCAAGCATCCGGCGGGCTGCCTCGCGGCCGTCAGGACGCGGTGCCGACACCCTCGGGCCGGCCAGATCGTGGCCGGTGAGCGACCGAGCCGGGACCGCGGCCCAGTCGCCTCGACGCACCACCGCGAGGTGCCCCTCCACAAGGGCTCGTCCATCCTGCCAGTCGTCGGGCGGGGCCATCAGGACCCGCAGGGCGTGCTCGTCGATCCACTCCAGCTCCAGGACCTGCCGGCCGATCTCGTGCTCGATGAGCGATCGGGTCCCGCCGGTCTCGGCACACTCGTCCCGCACGGCCAAAGCGGGTGCCGCCACCGCGCGGAAGGGATGAGGGCTGGATACAGTCACGCTCATGATCTTCGCAGGCGTGGAGGCGGCTGGGAAGCGTCTCGGCAAAGTGAGGTGTCTATGCGGACCACCGCGACCCCTCGTGCCACTCCCCTGTTCCCTGTGACTACTCCTGGTCCTGGTCGCCGTCCTTCTTCCCGCGCGGCACGGTGAACGACGTCAGCAGGGCCGTGCCCGGAGCGAGGGCCGGCCAGCCGGTGCCGCGCCAGGCCAGCACGGCGATCGCGGAGGTCGGGAACTTCACCCGCACCTCGTCGAGCGCGTCGTCCAGCGCGTCCCCGGCCAGCTCCACGACCAGTTCCTCGAGCCCCGGGTTGTGCCCGACGAGCAGCAGCGTCTCCACCTCGCGCGGCGCCTCGCGCACGACCTCCAGCAGGTCCGGTACATCGGCCGCGTACAGCCTCCGGTCGTAACGCACCGGCGGCGGTGTGCCCCACTGGCCGGAGGCCAGCTCCCAGGTGCGGCGGGCGCGCACGGCGGTGGAGCACAGGGCGAGGTCGGGCAGGCAGTCGGCCTCCGCGAGGGCCCGGCCGGCGGCCGGGGCGTCCCGCAGACCGCGCGGCGCCAGCGGACGCCGGTGATCCTCGACACCCTCGGGCCAGGCGGACTTGGCGTGCCGCAGCACGACCAGCCGGCGCAGCGGGCCCGTGCCCGCACGCTCGATCATGCGAGGCTCCCGAGGTCACGGGCCAGGTCGAGGGCGAGCAGACGGTCCGCGTAGACGTAGGTCTCGAACCGGGCCCCGTCGGGCAGCCCCCGCGCACGCTCCACATCCCGCAGCACGTCCAGCACCCCGGGCAGATCCAGATCGTCCTCCCAGGCGGCCCGCAGGCGTGCCCGCACCTCGTCGGGCACCGGCCGCGAGGGCTGCCGCGCCCATCCGGCGACGGCGCGCCGCCAGCGGGCAAGCATCCGCGCGGCTTCCCCCAGCCGTCCGGCGTCCAGCCGTACCGCCGTGTTCCGCGGGACGGAGAGGAGGGCCAGGCGCAGGGAGGTGGGGTCGGAGAGCAGGGCCGTGAGATCGGGAGCGGGGTCATCGGCGGGCGAGCGGGGCGCGGGGGCGGGACTCGCCCCGGAGATCACCGGGGCGACGGCCAGCAGGGGGCCCTCGCCCGGGGGATTCTCGATGTTCTCGGCCACCACGTGGATCACCTGTGCCTCGCCGAGCCCGGACGCCAGGTCGCGGCCGTCCTCGAAGGGGCGGATGGCCAGGGCCGTCGCGGCCGTACGCAGCTCCGCGTGCCTGCGGGGCGCGGTGAGCATGGTCCAGACGGGGGTGCCGCCGAGTTCCAGGGCGCGCACGAGGAGGTCGGCGGTGAGCAGCACGCGCAAGGCGGTCGGATCCAGCTCCGAGGCGTAGGCCTCGATGCGGGTCAGGCCGCGCCGGGCGGGCGCGGCGGCGACGGGCTCACCGGTTCGGGCGTCGAGGATGCGCAGCACGGCCCGAGCGTAGGCGCGCGGACGGCCGTACGCGGGCACCTTGCGCCGATTCCGGACACCGTGGCGGGCTCCGGGACGGGGAATCCGCAGCTGGTGGGCGCTGTTGCCCGGTCGGGAGTTTCCCCCCGCAGCCCGAGGAGGCGTGCCGTGTACGACGACGAAGCCACGATCCGCAGGATCCTGAACGAGCTGGGCGACACGTGGGCCGTGGTCGGCCTGTCCGCCAACAGCCGGCGGGCCGCGTACGGCGTGGCGCAGGTGCTGCAGCAGTACGGCAAGCGGATCGTGCCGGTGCACCCCAGGGCGGAGACAGTACACGGCGAGCGGGGCTACGCGTCCCTCGCGGACGTCCCCTTCGACGTCGACGTGGTGGACGTCTTCGTCAACAGCGCGCTGGCGGGCTCGGTGGCCGACGCGGCCGTGGCGAAGGGCGCGCAGGCGGTCTGGTTCCAGCTCGGAGTCGTGGACGCGGCCGCCTGCGCACGGACCCGGGCGGCGGGCCTGGACATGGTCATGGACCGGTGCCCGGCGATCGAAATTCCCCTCTTGACCTAGTGTCACTCCTTCTTCATCACAATCCGGCTCTGAATATTGACATTCGGGTTAGGTATCTGACCTGTGCAAAGTCCGTCCCCAAGATGGGTAAGATCCTGGGTCAAGATTTGGTAATCAGTCTTTTGCCGACGCGGAAAGCGTTCCTAGCCTGTGGCCTCATTCCCCGTTAAACCTGCGTTTACGATCTGAGAGGCCACTTGACATGGCGAAAGTCGACCAGGCTGCACCGGTAGCCACGAGCGATACCGGTGGCCTGCGCCGCGATGTCGGACTCATCGGTCTGATGTGGGCCTCGGTGGGCTCCATCATCGGCTCCGGATGGCTGTACGGCGCCGAGAAGGCGGTCGTCGTGGCCGGCCCCGCGGCGATCATCTCGTGGGTGATCGGCGCCGTAGCCATCGTCCTGCTGGCGCTCGTGCACGCCGAGCTCGGCGGCATGTTCCCGGTGGCGGGCGGTACGGCCCGGTACCCGCACTACGCGTTCGGCGGCCTCGCCGGTATGTCCTTCGGCTGGTTCGCCTGGCTGCAGGCGGCCACCGTGGCCCCGATCGAGGTCGAGGCCATGATCGGCTACGCCGGTCACTGGAAGTGGGCCCAGGGTCTGCAGCACGCCGACGGAACGCTGACCGTCAGCGGAATCGTTACCGCCGTCGTCCTCATGGCCGTCTTCGTCGGTGTCAACTTCTTCGGTGTCCGGGCCCTCGCCCACACCAACAGCGCCGCCACGTGGTGGAAGATCGCCGTCCCGCTCGGTGCGATCTTCATCATCGCCGCGACCAACTTCCACGGAAGCAACTTCACCTCGGAGGGCTTCGCCCCGTTCGGCGCCAAGGGCATCCTCGGTGCCATCAGCTCCAGCGGCATCATCTTCGCGCTGCTCGGCTTCGAGCAGGCCATCCAGCTGGCGGGCGAGAGCCGCAACCCCAAGCGTGACCTGCCGCGGGCGACCCTCGGCTCGGTCGCGATCGGCGCCGTGATCTACATCCTGCTGCAGGTCGTGTTCATCGGCGCGCTGCCCCACGCCTCCTTCGCGCACGGCTGGGCCAAGCTCGACTTCGTGGGCATCAGCGGTCCCTGGGCGGGCCTGGCGACCCTGGTCGGCCTGGGCTGGCTGGGCTGGGTGCTCTACGTGGACGCGATCATCTCCCCCGCCGGCACCGGCCTGATCTACACCACCGCCACCTCCCGCGTCTCCTACGGTCTGGCCAAGAACGGCTACGCGCCGAAGGCGTTCTCCAAGACCGACAAGCGCGGTGTGCCGTGGTTCGGTCTGATCATGTCCTTCGTCACCGGTGTGGTCTGCTTCCTTCCGTTCCCGAGCTGGCAGGAGCTGGTCGGCTTCATCACCTCGGCGAGTGTCCTGATGTACGCGGGCGCGCCGCTGGCCTACGGTGTCTTCGCCGACCGTCTGCCGAACTTCGAGCGCCCCTACCGACTGCCTTTCGGCAAGCTCATCTCCCCGCTGTCCTTCGTGGTCGCCAACCTGATCATCTACTGGGCCGGCTGGAACACCCTGTGGCGGCTGGGCTTCGCCATCCTGCTCGGCTACCTGCTGCTCGGCTCCTACGCCTGGTGGGCCAACGCCACGAACAAGCCCGACGCGCCCCGGATGGACTTCAAGGCGGCGCAGTGGCTGCCCGCCTACCTGCTGGGCATCGGCCTGATCTCCTGGCAGGGCGGCTTCGGTGACGGCAGCCAGGGCAACATCCCGCTGTGGTGGGACATCCTCGTCGTCGCGGCCTTCTCCCTCGGCATCTACTACTGGGCCAAGGCCGTCGCGTCGAAGCCCGAGGCGATCGAGCGCAGCATCGAGGAGGTCGTGGTCACCGACGCCCCGGCGCACTGACCCTTCCTCTCCTGGTGTCCCGTCGGCCCGATCCGGGCTGACGGGACACCGTCATAATGCGGGGGTGATTCTCCCTTGACGCCGACCCCGCACCGGTGCCCGGCGAGGCGGGCGCGCAACTGGCGCCGGCCCATCGCCTGACGGCCTGAGCTAACCGACCCCGAGCCCCTCCAGCACCACCGCTCCGGGCAGTTCCGCGAGCGCCTTGCCCGGCACCAGCAGCTTGCCGCGCCGGCGTCCGCTGCCGACCAGGACGTAGGGCAGGTCGGCCACGGCCGCGTCCACCAGCACCGGCCAGCCGGCCGGCAGCCCGACCGGGGTGATGCCGCCGTACTCCATGCCGGTCTCGCCGGTCGCGGTGTCCATGGCGGCGAACGAGGCCTTGCGGGCGCCGAGTTGGCGGCGCACCACGCCGTTGACGTCGACCCGGGTGGTGGAGAGCACCAGGCACGCCGCGAGCGTGGTCCCGCCGCCCCGCTTGCCCGCGACCACCACGCAGTTCGCCGACTGTTCGAGCAGGTCGCGGCCATAGTGCTCCACGAAGACGGCCGTGTCGGCCCAGCGCGGGTCGGTGTCGACGTAGACGATCCGGTCGGCGGGAACGCTGCCCTGCCACTGGCGCACGGCCTCGGCGACCGGAGCGGTCAGCTCGTCCAGGCAGTCCGGGGCGGGGGTGGCGGCGTCGAAGTCTCCGATGGGTGCGCGCATGGCCGCACGCTAACAGTCCGTGTGCCGGGCGTTCAGCGCACGGGCGGGACCGAAACCGCCATCACCATGTCCAAGGGGACGTCCCCTTCGTTGCCGTAGGTGTGCGGGGTGTCGGCCTCGAAGGTGGCGCTCGCTCCCGCCGGGACGACGTGCGGGACACCGTCCACGGTGAGGGTGAGTTCGCCCGTGGTGACATGGACGAGTTCCACTGTGCCGGTCGGATGCGGGTCGGACGGGCTGCGGTCGCCGGGCATCAGGCGCCAGTCCCACATCTCCAGCGGCCCGGGGGCCTCGGTGCCCGCCAGGAGCCGGTTGTAGCTTCCCGCCTCCGTGTGCCACAACCGTACGGCCTGGTCGGCGGGGACGACGCGGACCTTGGGTCCCTGTTCGTAGTCGAGCAGCGTGGTGATGCTGATGCCCAGCGCGTCGCCGATCTTGACCACGGTGCCGATGCTGGGGTTGGTGCGGGCCTGCTCGATCTGGATGAGCATGCCACGACTGACTCCCGCGCGGGCGGCCAGCGCGTCCAGGGTGAAGCCGCGCTCGGTCCGCCAGCGTTTGACGTTCCGCGCCAGGGACTGGGTCAGCAGGTCGAGGTCCGACACATCACATCCATGAGGGTTCACTATATTGAATTCCACAGTCCAG is a genomic window of Streptomyces griseochromogenes containing:
- a CDS encoding SixA phosphatase family protein, whose product is MIERAGTGPLRRLVVLRHAKSAWPEGVEDHRRPLAPRGLRDAPAAGRALAEADCLPDLALCSTAVRARRTWELASGQWGTPPPVRYDRRLYAADVPDLLEVVREAPREVETLLLVGHNPGLEELVVELAGDALDDALDEVRVKFPTSAIAVLAWRGTGWPALAPGTALLTSFTVPRGKKDGDQDQE
- a CDS encoding APC family permease, which translates into the protein MAKVDQAAPVATSDTGGLRRDVGLIGLMWASVGSIIGSGWLYGAEKAVVVAGPAAIISWVIGAVAIVLLALVHAELGGMFPVAGGTARYPHYAFGGLAGMSFGWFAWLQAATVAPIEVEAMIGYAGHWKWAQGLQHADGTLTVSGIVTAVVLMAVFVGVNFFGVRALAHTNSAATWWKIAVPLGAIFIIAATNFHGSNFTSEGFAPFGAKGILGAISSSGIIFALLGFEQAIQLAGESRNPKRDLPRATLGSVAIGAVIYILLQVVFIGALPHASFAHGWAKLDFVGISGPWAGLATLVGLGWLGWVLYVDAIISPAGTGLIYTTATSRVSYGLAKNGYAPKAFSKTDKRGVPWFGLIMSFVTGVVCFLPFPSWQELVGFITSASVLMYAGAPLAYGVFADRLPNFERPYRLPFGKLISPLSFVVANLIIYWAGWNTLWRLGFAILLGYLLLGSYAWWANATNKPDAPRMDFKAAQWLPAYLLGIGLISWQGGFGDGSQGNIPLWWDILVVAAFSLGIYYWAKAVASKPEAIERSIEEVVVTDAPAH
- a CDS encoding helix-turn-helix domain-containing protein codes for the protein MSDLDLLTQSLARNVKRWRTERGFTLDALAARAGVSRGMLIQIEQARTNPSIGTVVKIGDALGISITTLLDYEQGPKVRVVPADQAVRLWHTEAGSYNRLLAGTEAPGPLEMWDWRLMPGDRSPSDPHPTGTVELVHVTTGELTLTVDGVPHVVPAGASATFEADTPHTYGNEGDVPLDMVMAVSVPPVR
- a CDS encoding YbaK/EbsC family protein gives rise to the protein MRAPIGDFDAATPAPDCLDELTAPVAEAVRQWQGSVPADRIVYVDTDPRWADTAVFVEHYGRDLLEQSANCVVVAGKRGGGTTLAACLVLSTTRVDVNGVVRRQLGARKASFAAMDTATGETGMEYGGITPVGLPAGWPVLVDAAVADLPYVLVGSGRRRGKLLVPGKALAELPGAVVLEGLGVG
- a CDS encoding PP2C family protein-serine/threonine phosphatase — protein: MTGHYDHAAQPPAPTGTPPGYVPAPPPQPARAILQPPRPSTRAETPAPAAPPDGPRLVPDGGPAGRAVPQRIWCVDRDRMGLLAMSVWTERVAGRGEDAEPFVAHHMDSHQGLLAVFDGSGGAGAAPVWQAADRESRTGAWVGSRVARLATDVWFHDVAAEGEPATSETLHDYLQFFLGHAPQRRSKISGTMRRQLPTTLAAVHYRLVRTQGEAGLELTPLWAGDSRAYVLRPGTGLQVLTRDHTRESDALELLRSDPPMTNLVCADREFEIDGQRLAYPLPCVLLAATDGFFGYVHTPADFEALLLRTLHEAGTVDEWADRVRREVQAYTADDASLAVVALGYHGFTDLRDQFAVRLAEVTDRYVRTRPRGLDRPSPDAGGAVPVPAAAPEDPADLPARVRAWQDSTWHAYRAGYETHMPLAPEERA
- a CDS encoding vWA domain-containing protein → MSNIEQYQGNLQYAVDIVLCVDATGSMFPVLDNVKSSALQFHDRLNDVMAKKGKAISQLRLKVIAFRDFGDDPSSAIQQTGFLQLPEQAKDFQEFVRGIDASGGGDIPESGLEALALAINAPWEQGLDRRRHVIVMFTDAPAHPLGTHASAQSYPAGIPRSLDELFEQWGYARSQTSVMEQSAKRLVLFAPEQAPWSDPIAEEWDLTLHFASKAGEGLEEFEMDEIIETIANSL
- a CDS encoding CoA-binding protein; its protein translation is MYDDEATIRRILNELGDTWAVVGLSANSRRAAYGVAQVLQQYGKRIVPVHPRAETVHGERGYASLADVPFDVDVVDVFVNSALAGSVADAAVAKGAQAVWFQLGVVDAAACARTRAAGLDMVMDRCPAIEIPLLT
- a CDS encoding protein kinase domain-containing protein, with protein sequence MKQGDVIGGYRIISEPTNANGGKCIWAFAEKGGSQYFVKRFLEPKRPRDDATDSPSLRIRRQLAREFEDRHRTIMERLRPDARGGGNLVLATDFFHEGSTYYKVTERIDTSSLEKPQSLEPRHKMVLLKTLGNSLKQLHDIDIVHGDLKPLNVLVQKRDGAAFHTAKLIDFDDSYVSGKPPEPDDIAGDSVYGAPEWRRYMQRDGSAGPEHLTCAVDVFALGLMTHLYLTGELPHHDGRYGSPADAVNAGVPLDLDTRLSDEMLGLLRAMTARAPGSRPRIATFLKALSDPKVCTLQHRRPGTAKGDSKSPAGKPASAPKPAKPSGTGPRASRIKANLSSAPRPRAGTPPPEPPRPAPADDTPAPPATPPAAEAPAERSSRVRINLGDRRPPRGSS
- a CDS encoding YigZ family protein, which produces MQDEYRTVARAGVHETEINRSRFLCALAPAATEQEAQEFIAAVRKEHADATHNCWAYVIGADAAVQKASDDGEPGGTAGVPMLQMLLRRDMRYVVAVVTRYYGGIKLGAGGLIRAYGGAVGEALDALGTLTRRRFRLATVTVDHQRAGKVHNDLRSTGREVRDVRYGEAVTIEIGLPDADVNAFRAWLADATAGAAGFELGGEAYGDA